From the Lactuca sativa cultivar Salinas chromosome 9, Lsat_Salinas_v11, whole genome shotgun sequence genome, the window ggtctttaacatcatacaacatacatataacacatagcacataataccACACAAGACCCTCTAGTCAACATATAATACCACTTTaggtacgtatagtgagaagactcacctaggtgtctcggtaagtctctgactcggtagaaatatgatctagcctccgcctaatcccataaagtaaatactctcataaatataattatactcaaacctttcttaacaccctcagaagggtaaaagaccattttacccctctcttggctaaAAGAcctcattgttgaccaaaccctaaaagtcaacaaaagtcaacggtcaaactttgacccggctcgtcgagtgcacttgggcgactcggcgagtctacacgtgtgcGCTAATTCTTTAGTcctgcttggcacgtcgagttcctccccttgctcgacgagtcacccctggcatgaatcgcggggccaccccgactcacctcgccgagtcttaagaacaactcggcaagttccgccttgaactccagccctctaatccccctctgaatcactgagttatttccccaactcggcaagtctacccACTGAGTGGTTtgcgggaaaccctaaccctactcgccgagtctaatctttggactcggcgagttcatgtcatgcacaaactccatagacctcctgaggtcaaatctgttccattaatccatagatctgaccttcccaagcatgataatcacgtaaagttcagaccttgacactcaaatagcatctagatggtcttacttggtgatttagtcccaaaatagcatcctaagttcatgactcccaaaataactccaaaaagccccaagggttaaggtctctggacctctttgagtccagatccaaagcatgaactcgagaagggaccaattgctccacaaatccatcctctaaaggggttagaaaaccctaactctaggaatcaacaccaaatctgaagaaggtccgaaaagTACCTCAAGATGGAGTCTATGAGCTCTGAAATCACCAGAAtcacacctccttcagcctcctcttgccttggtttcctccttcttgcaattacaccaacaaaatgatcacaaatagcctctccttcctcacaaacgctctagatctcttagggtttctctctggggtttggtagccgcaaatgacggccctaagggcctttaaataggtcccaaacccaggaaattagggtttcattaaacagcgtagactcgccgagtccactcatgaactcgccgagtccaactatgaACTCGGATAAGAAtttgcgaccatactcggcgagtttaaacaccaactcgccgagtcctttctcAACATCCAAAAATAATAAtggaataaaatattatacctgggaatccgaatgttacaattctcccccgctagaattagacttcgccctcgaagtcctactctgcaaacaactctggatgctgctcccgaatctcacgctccggctcccaagtcaactctgaccctttccgatgctgccactggacctgcaccagaggcacctcgttgttcctcaaaaccttgatcttctgatccctaATTGCCActagtctctcaacataattcaggcttgcatccatctgaatatcttctaatggcaccaccgccgactcgtcggctttACACTTTCACAGCTGCatcacgtggaaagtgtcatgaatctaacccaactctgcaggtaactCCGAACGGTAGGCTACccagcctaccctcgcgatcaccctgaaaggaccaatatatcagggccccaacttgcccctcttcctgaatcgaatcactcatttccaaagagagacctttaggagtacgaagtcgccgacctgaaactcgagctcggaccggcgtctgtccacataactcttctgacgactctgagcggtcaacaacctctgcctgacctgctgaatctgctctgtcgtctgaagcacgatcttggtactacccatcacatgcTGCCCCACTTCTCCCCCGCAaatggggtccgacacctcctcacatacaacagctcaaagggtggcataccaatgatcgaatgatggttgttgttgtaggaaaactcttccaagggcaagtacgtgtcccaactcccgccgaaatccaacacacatgctcggagcatgtcctcaagcgtctgaatcgtccgctcactctgcccgtcagtctgtgggtggtatgcggtactaaaatgcagtctcgtacccaattcctcatgaaacttcttccataatctggaagtgaaacgtacatctcgatctgagacaatcgacatcggcactccatgccgcgataccacctctctcacatacatctctgccaacctctccgcggAAGAACTCTCagtgatagcaaggaaatgagcgctctttgtcaacttgtccacaatcaaccaaattgcatcgacacctttcgcagtccttggcaatttggtgatgaaatccatgataATCTGTtctcatttccactcgggaatctctaacggctgcagcttaccatgtggacgctgatgctcggcctcAACCCTGAGAcaagtcaagcatctctctacaaaccatgcgacatccctcttcatacagggccaccaatactcccttttcaggtccaaatacatcttagtggccccgggatggatcgagaacttcgatcgatgagcctcttccatcaaaatggtacgcgtcccgcccacagacggtacccaaatccgaccctgaaatgtcatgagcccccggctatcggtaacgaattccgataccagcccgacaactcgctctctcttttgGCTTTTTGGCCTCAcgacctcagcctgggccccacgaatagcgtccaacatcggggtcatcactgtcaatctcaagcaAATACCTCGCATCGGgacgccctccgccctacggatcagcgcatcggctacaacattagccttgtccgggtggtacaggatctcacaatcataatccttgaccacatccaaccacctcctctggcacatatttaggttgggctggtccatcaaatacttcaagctcttgtggtccgtgtatatcgtacaccaaaccccatacagatagtgtcgccagatcttgagggcgaacactaccgctcccaattccagatcatgagtgggataccacGACTCATAAGGCTtaagttgcctcgatgcatatgttatcacatgccccctctgcataagcaccgctcccaatccggatatcgatgcatcacccttccgggtcaacttggtgagtggcacgacgatctaggagaaatccttaataaatctccgataatagtcggtgaaacccagaaagctcctggtctcggtgggtgatctcggcacctcccacctcatgaccgcctcaatcttggccggatcgaccaatatcccattgtggttgacgagatgccccaaaaactaaacatcgcgtaaccagaactcacatttggagaacttggcataaagcctctccgatctcagaattcCAAAGATCTCCCttaaatgctcctcgtgctgttctctagacctcgaatacaccaagatatcatcaatgaatacgatcaccgaccgatccagcatcggcctgcacaccctgttcatgagatccataaacgcagcgggcgcattggtgagcccaaaaggcatcaccacgaactcataatgcccatatcgagttctgaacgctgtcttctggatatcttcatcctgaacccccatctgatgataacccgacctcaagtctatcttggagaaccaagacgcttcctgcaactgattgaacaaatcatcgatccttggcaacggataacggttcttgaccgttagcttgttcaactcccgatagtcaatgcacatccgatgtgaaccatcattcttcttgacaaaaaggatcggcactccccaaggtgagctactcggtcgaataaacccctttcctaatagctcctgaagctgcgaggataactcctgcatctctggcggcgcaaggcgataaggcgcttTGGCGATAGGAGCTGCTCCCGGaatcaaatcgatacggaactccacttgcctctcgggaggcacacccggtagttcctcgggaaaaacatccggaaactcgcacactatcggaacctcatcaatcgaacttggcctcccaacggccactcgtgtgtctgacacataggctacgaatccactgcagccttgttgtaaactctgtctcgccctggcggccgaacaaaacgctgatccacaTCGGGTTCCCTCACCGAACactgtaagtactcccccactaggatctcgtatcgtcaccaactgccgctcgcagtctatcacagctccatatcggctcaaccaatccatacccactataacacacacatccctcatcgcaatcggaaccagatctatcggaaactccacaccgaagatctcaatgacacatcctcgaatcacatctgcagcatacactgctcgctcatcaactatggaaactcgcagaggtcgatccaacgcctctcgacggatactaatatgttgactaaatgctatggaaacaaacgaccgactcgcacccgagtcaaataataccaaagcaggcacataactcacaagaaaagtatcaTCCACAGcatcgggcgccgcgcggacctcctccgcagtcaaccgGAAAGCTCTCCTACGAGCCTTtggagcctcggccttcactggacgaccctcggtaaccctagcagcaggcgcagacccctgcgctgatccctgaaatagctgagggcactcggccttctgatggccggtctggttgcaatgaaagaaaaccgaaaatcccttggggcaatccctcgcgatatgcccctcattcccgcacttgtagcatactccagccctgcacgacccctcgtgactcttgccgcacttcccacaagtgcagctcttcgcgcccccagatctcgaatcagcgggtctagcccgcttggcttccggctgagactgagtcggtcgccgatccaccctctgtgacttggcctcctccttggcctgaatctccaactcaatctccctcttccgggcatttgcctggagctcagcaaatgtccgataagtcgagttcg encodes:
- the LOC111886439 gene encoding uncharacterized protein LOC111886439, translated to MNFTLAEISEVIWERFTAMFRDEYVPPVERELLIQEFLSLKQGTDSVAVITRKFHERAIFCPEQVSSEQARMSRYLSVLRRDFQEFVANSTYRTFAELQANARKREIELEIQAKEEAKSQRVDRRPTQSQPEAKRARPADSRSGGAKSCTCGKCGKSHEGSCRAGVCYKCGNEGHIARDCPKGFSVFFHCNQTGHQKAECPQLFQGSAQGSAPAARVTEGRPVKAEAPKARRRAFRLTAEEVRAAPDAVDDTFLVSYVPALVLFDSGASRSFVSIAFSQHISIRREALDRPLRVSIVDERAVYAADVIRGCVIEIFGVEFPIDLVPIAMRDVCVIVGMDWLSRYGAVIDCERQLVTIRDPSGGVLTVFGEGTRCGSAFCSAARARQSLQQGCSGFVAYVSDTRVAVGRPSSIDEVPIVCEFPDVFPEELPGVPPERQVEFRIDLIPGAAPIAKAPYRLAPPEMQELSSQLQELLGKGFIRPSSSPWGVPILFVKKNDGSHRMCIDYRELNKLTVKNRYPLPRIDDLFNQLQEASWFSKIDLRSGYHQMGVQDEDIQKTAFRTRYGHYEFVVMPFGLTNAPAAFMDLMNRVCRPMLDRSVIVFIDDILVYSRSREQHEEHLREIFGILRSERLYAKFSKCEFWLRDV